From a single Vibrio chagasii genomic region:
- a CDS encoding YdcF family protein, with protein sequence MSINNLLIVLGKRLNENELTEEGISRVDALAKYLAESLSIESHSSTAVAFCGGVTKGQSVSEADAMHRYFRELESLREVPFTLGAILLEQLSTNTVENIQNLAAEMIKSGLFARGQSVKVMFVSNDYHLQRIFEIQELMDEQGLLKVLVEKCLALGVELRIDRKLDAHVAVPYPHQTAQGQLFLLMDMLTTYRVYLEGVCAGAFERDLEIVRAEPERLSLEALAKAKGSVGTLSQFSIVESLLPVLEGCIRGTPVGTDIKKVREYLALLDTNLTFLNRLLDPESDHTHRWWR encoded by the coding sequence ATGAGCATTAATAACCTCCTTATTGTGCTGGGTAAACGGCTTAATGAGAATGAATTGACTGAGGAAGGAATCAGTCGAGTTGATGCTTTGGCGAAGTACCTAGCGGAGTCCTTGAGCATAGAGTCTCACTCGTCCACAGCGGTCGCTTTTTGTGGTGGGGTAACCAAAGGGCAGAGTGTTTCGGAAGCCGATGCAATGCACCGATATTTTCGTGAGCTTGAAAGCCTTCGTGAAGTCCCGTTTACTTTGGGGGCAATTTTACTGGAGCAGCTTTCAACGAATACTGTAGAAAATATCCAAAACTTAGCTGCTGAGATGATAAAAAGTGGGCTGTTTGCGCGCGGGCAAAGTGTAAAGGTAATGTTTGTGTCGAACGACTATCACTTGCAACGCATCTTCGAAATTCAAGAACTGATGGACGAGCAAGGGTTACTAAAAGTTCTCGTCGAGAAATGCTTAGCGCTTGGTGTTGAGCTGCGGATAGACCGAAAGTTGGATGCTCATGTTGCAGTGCCATATCCGCACCAAACAGCTCAAGGGCAGCTGTTTTTATTGATGGATATGCTTACAACGTACCGAGTGTATCTCGAAGGAGTATGTGCAGGAGCGTTTGAACGAGATTTGGAGATTGTCAGGGCGGAGCCAGAAAGGCTTTCCTTGGAAGCCTTGGCTAAAGCAAAAGGCTCAGTAGGAACTTTATCTCAGTTTAGTATCGTGGAAAGTCTGCTTCCGGTACTGGAAGGCTGTATTCGAGGCACTCCAGTAGGTACGGATATAAAAAAAGTCAGGGAGTACCTAGCATTACTAGATACCAACCTAACTTTTCTGAATCGATTGTTAGACCCTGAATCGGATCATACTCATCGCTGGTGGCGATAA
- a CDS encoding DUF333 domain-containing protein, producing the protein MKKIGLMAVFAVVLGGCANDYAEYSEGQRVSVANPAAVYCVQQDGELDTVTENNQRTTYCVFDDGERIEQWEYYRNNHEQESEAKSE; encoded by the coding sequence ATGAAGAAAATTGGTTTGATGGCTGTATTTGCCGTTGTATTAGGTGGTTGTGCAAACGACTATGCAGAGTATAGCGAAGGCCAACGTGTTTCAGTTGCTAATCCAGCGGCCGTTTATTGTGTTCAACAGGATGGCGAATTAGACACGGTCACTGAAAACAATCAACGCACCACTTATTGTGTTTTTGATGACGGTGAACGTATTGAGCAGTGGGAGTACTACCGAAATAATCATGAGCAAGAATCAGAAGCTAAAAGTGAATAG
- a CDS encoding siderophore-interacting protein codes for MSKPSPITLTVTQTSTITPNMQRITFSGEGLSKYPAECVGGYIKLLFSPLGTTDLSQLDEGERPTMRTYTIRHYNPVEKFIEVDFVRHITKDLQCGFAARWAMSAQVGDTISVAGPGLIQGLNLESDWFFLVADMTSLPALSAKVKTLPENATGHAVIQINSAADKQELEAPEGIKITWLIEDQTSETLSQTVRSLTWLDGQVSVWTACEFESMRELRQYFRNEKEVAKENIYISSYWKRGVSEDGHKVIKQQDAQALAD; via the coding sequence ATGAGCAAGCCTAGCCCTATCACATTGACCGTTACTCAAACCTCAACCATTACTCCAAACATGCAGCGTATTACGTTTAGCGGTGAGGGATTAAGTAAGTACCCAGCTGAATGTGTAGGTGGCTACATCAAGCTTCTATTCTCGCCACTTGGCACCACCGACTTAAGTCAATTAGATGAAGGTGAGCGTCCAACCATGCGCACCTACACCATTCGTCACTACAATCCTGTAGAGAAGTTCATCGAGGTCGATTTCGTTCGCCATATCACTAAAGATCTACAATGTGGCTTTGCTGCGAGATGGGCAATGAGCGCACAAGTTGGCGATACTATTTCAGTAGCAGGTCCGGGTTTAATCCAGGGGTTAAATCTTGAGTCGGATTGGTTCTTCTTAGTGGCAGATATGACTTCACTCCCTGCGCTTTCAGCAAAAGTAAAAACACTTCCAGAAAACGCGACAGGTCACGCTGTTATTCAGATCAACTCAGCAGCAGACAAGCAAGAACTAGAAGCCCCAGAAGGCATCAAGATCACTTGGTTGATTGAAGATCAAACGTCAGAAACGTTGTCACAAACAGTCCGCAGCTTAACGTGGTTAGATGGTCAGGTTTCAGTATGGACAGCCTGTGAATTTGAAAGCATGCGTGAACTCAGACAGTACTTCAGAAACGAAAAAGAAGTCGCGAAAGAGAACATCTACATCAGCAGCTACTGGAAACGTGGCGTCAGTGAAGATGGGCATAAGGTTATCAAACAGCAAGATGCTCAAGCACTAGCGGACTAA
- a CDS encoding NUDIX domain-containing protein, with the protein MRHLKTTIHPDIDHLDNKTVYKRNAARAIVLDGEDILMLYTERYHDYTIPGGGLDEGEDVIAGMVRELEEETGAKNIHGIKPFGIFEEFRPWYKDDADIMHMISYCYSCKIDRELGETAYEDYEVKNGMKPVWMNIHEAIAHNEKTMAESPKKGMSIERETFLLHLIAKEML; encoded by the coding sequence ATGAGACATCTAAAAACCACCATTCACCCAGATATCGACCACCTAGATAACAAAACAGTTTACAAGCGTAATGCCGCCAGAGCGATTGTCTTAGATGGTGAAGATATTCTGATGCTGTATACCGAGCGTTATCACGATTACACCATTCCTGGTGGCGGCCTAGATGAAGGCGAAGACGTGATTGCGGGCATGGTCCGAGAGCTTGAAGAAGAGACGGGTGCAAAGAACATTCATGGCATTAAGCCGTTTGGTATTTTTGAAGAGTTTCGTCCTTGGTATAAAGATGATGCAGATATCATGCATATGATTTCCTACTGTTATTCGTGCAAGATCGATCGTGAACTTGGTGAGACGGCTTACGAAGATTACGAAGTTAAAAACGGAATGAAGCCTGTGTGGATGAACATCCATGAAGCAATTGCTCATAATGAAAAGACGATGGCTGAAAGCCCTAAAAAGGGTATGAGCATTGAGCGCGAGACGTTTTTGTTACATTTGATCGCGAAAGAAATGCTTTAA
- a CDS encoding peptide MFS transporter, with product MWNRLNKSMMFCQMMFGLSFYGVMVILTRFFLEDLNYNEADTMMVVGAFSAIGPLFAIAGGFIADKFLGAYRSLTIAFLGFASGYILLVLGAAATNVPMALCGIALASYARGLMSPSYPSLYKRTFKTQEDFENCYPINYSVNNIGALLGQYLFPMLVLVVGFHGGFLLSAVLAGAALLMMLFVRKGLVEASAEIDQQPVSTKNWAAFLGLSAAMIGLVFFMFSNMDIGQNIVYAIGAAAIIYFVSLMVKSKKSDMLKMGTILIITFLTTCFFVYYGQMMTSMTMVAINTMRGDLFGFIPVAPEASMAMNPLWCMVAGPIIAGIFSGLEKKNINFSTATKVGFSFILTAIAFGILTMAVTTVGEDVLIRPEVFLAIHFFLAFGEVIVGSMVVAFILSVAPKHIENFSVSLFSVAIALSGIVGAVFSTSIALEKGQEITQEIVQTVYGDYFQMLTVLAVVMVGIAMAASFIIRKMLEAAKAADETIQLEEANS from the coding sequence ATGTGGAATAGATTAAACAAATCAATGATGTTCTGCCAAATGATGTTTGGACTTTCGTTCTATGGCGTCATGGTGATCTTGACTCGTTTCTTCCTTGAGGACCTTAACTACAACGAAGCTGACACCATGATGGTAGTTGGTGCTTTCTCTGCAATTGGGCCACTGTTTGCTATCGCAGGTGGTTTCATCGCCGACAAATTCTTAGGTGCTTACCGCTCTTTGACCATCGCCTTCCTTGGGTTCGCGAGTGGTTACATTTTGCTGGTACTAGGCGCAGCAGCAACCAATGTTCCTATGGCGTTGTGTGGTATTGCACTAGCAAGTTATGCACGTGGTTTGATGTCCCCTTCTTACCCAAGTCTCTACAAACGCACGTTCAAAACACAAGAAGATTTTGAAAACTGCTACCCTATCAACTACTCAGTAAACAACATTGGTGCACTGTTAGGTCAGTACTTATTCCCTATGCTTGTGCTTGTTGTAGGCTTCCACGGTGGCTTCCTTCTGTCTGCTGTTCTAGCAGGCGCAGCACTACTGATGATGTTGTTTGTCCGTAAAGGCCTTGTTGAAGCAAGTGCTGAGATCGACCAGCAACCAGTAAGCACTAAAAACTGGGCTGCTTTCCTTGGCCTATCAGCAGCAATGATCGGCTTAGTATTTTTCATGTTCTCTAACATGGATATCGGCCAAAACATCGTTTATGCGATCGGTGCTGCAGCCATTATCTACTTTGTCTCTTTGATGGTTAAATCGAAGAAATCAGACATGCTAAAAATGGGCACGATCTTAATCATCACATTCCTGACTACATGTTTCTTCGTGTACTACGGCCAAATGATGACATCGATGACAATGGTAGCGATCAACACCATGCGTGGTGACCTATTCGGCTTCATCCCTGTTGCTCCAGAAGCATCAATGGCAATGAACCCACTATGGTGTATGGTTGCGGGTCCTATCATCGCCGGTATCTTCTCTGGCCTAGAAAAGAAAAACATCAACTTCTCTACCGCAACGAAAGTAGGTTTCTCTTTCATCCTGACGGCTATCGCTTTTGGTATCCTGACTATGGCAGTGACTACCGTTGGTGAAGATGTTCTGATTCGCCCTGAAGTATTCCTAGCAATCCACTTCTTCCTAGCATTCGGTGAAGTAATTGTGGGTTCTATGGTAGTGGCATTCATCCTGTCTGTGGCTCCTAAGCACATCGAGAACTTCTCTGTAAGCTTATTCTCTGTAGCAATCGCACTATCAGGTATCGTTGGCGCGGTATTCTCAACGTCAATCGCACTAGAGAAAGGCCAAGAGATCACGCAAGAGATCGTTCAAACGGTTTACGGCGACTACTTCCAAATGCTGACTGTTCTTGCAGTAGTAATGGTAGGTATCGCGATGGCTGCATCTTTCATTATTCGTAAGATGCTTGAAGCAGCAAAAGCCGCTGATGAAACCATTCAACTAGAAGAAGCAAACAGCTAA
- a CDS encoding L-serine ammonia-lyase, translating to MLSIFDIYKIGVGPSSSHTNGPMIAGFNFTQKIESVLDQVTRIQIDLYGSLSLTGIGHHTDRATLLGLLGNRPDTIKITSANLAMRKAIEDKSLMVSGHHEIHFDVESDLLFHKTNLPLHENGMTISAFDTNGKLLDMETYYSIGGGFIATADELQNGKQESETQVEFPFSSADQLLELADKNGMSLGGLILRNEVSFQDMEAIDQKADQIWKVMSLCMQRGFDTEGILDGGLEVTRRAPALLKKLEANASIENDPMEIMDWINLFAFAVSEENAAGGQVVTSPTNGAAGVIPAVLMYYHRFIKELDTKQLKDFLAVSGAIGILYKTNASISGAEVGCQGEVGVSSSMAAAGLTALRGGSNEQICIAAEIAMEHSLGMTCDPIGGLVQVPCIERNAMGAMKAINASRMALKRTSKCLISLDKVIETMYQTGKDMNKKYRETSLGGLAVIHMAPPCE from the coding sequence ATGCTGTCTATTTTTGATATCTATAAAATCGGGGTTGGGCCTTCCAGCTCCCACACAAATGGACCAATGATCGCAGGGTTTAATTTTACCCAAAAGATTGAATCTGTACTTGACCAAGTTACCCGTATTCAAATCGACTTGTACGGCTCACTATCATTAACAGGTATCGGCCACCACACTGACCGCGCAACCCTGTTAGGTCTGCTTGGCAACCGCCCAGATACCATCAAAATAACCAGTGCTAACCTAGCAATGCGTAAAGCGATTGAAGACAAGTCTCTTATGGTGAGCGGTCATCATGAGATTCACTTCGATGTTGAAAGTGACTTACTGTTCCACAAAACCAACCTGCCGCTTCATGAAAACGGTATGACGATCTCTGCGTTTGATACGAACGGTAAACTTCTGGATATGGAAACCTACTACTCCATTGGTGGCGGTTTCATCGCAACGGCAGACGAGCTGCAAAACGGCAAACAAGAGTCTGAAACCCAAGTTGAGTTTCCTTTCTCATCGGCTGACCAACTCCTTGAACTGGCTGACAAAAACGGAATGAGCCTTGGCGGCTTAATCCTGCGCAACGAAGTATCCTTTCAAGATATGGAAGCAATTGACCAAAAAGCCGACCAGATCTGGAAGGTGATGTCACTGTGCATGCAGCGTGGCTTTGATACTGAAGGCATCCTAGATGGTGGCCTTGAAGTAACACGTCGAGCACCCGCTCTTTTGAAAAAACTAGAAGCGAATGCCTCCATTGAAAACGATCCTATGGAGATCATGGATTGGATTAACCTATTTGCCTTTGCCGTAAGTGAAGAAAATGCTGCTGGTGGCCAAGTAGTGACATCGCCAACGAATGGTGCGGCTGGCGTTATCCCTGCTGTTTTAATGTACTACCATCGCTTTATCAAAGAGCTTGATACCAAGCAGCTCAAAGACTTCTTAGCGGTATCTGGCGCTATCGGTATTCTATATAAAACCAATGCGTCGATTTCGGGTGCCGAGGTGGGTTGCCAAGGCGAAGTCGGTGTATCTTCGTCAATGGCCGCTGCTGGCTTAACGGCCCTTCGTGGTGGTAGTAACGAGCAAATATGTATTGCTGCTGAGATCGCGATGGAGCACTCACTAGGCATGACCTGTGACCCAATTGGCGGCCTGGTTCAAGTACCATGTATTGAGCGTAACGCGATGGGCGCAATGAAGGCGATCAACGCATCACGTATGGCACTAAAACGTACGAGTAAATGTCTTATCTCGTTAGACAAAGTTATCGAGACCATGTACCAAACAGGTAAAGACATGAACAAGAAGTACCGTGAAACGTCTTTGGGTGGCTTGGCGGTCATCCATATGGCACCGCCGTGTGAATAA